AGAGACGGTATAACTGGAGAATTATTGGATTTGggataaaatttcaagataGAAGAAAGTCttaatttatgatttcgaattcattgacattttttcaatttttttttcgatttttgaataaaaaaaccccacaaattttgaaaaattatggagCTTTTGCTACTCTcctaaaaaactattatagTCGAAACTGGAGGAGAAAATTTCTATTAGATAAACAATTAGTTTACGAAGGTCAAAAATTTGTCAGAAAACGGCTGTATTTTGAAGCACGTAGCGTGTACTagctcaaaaaaaatcataagaaATATAATGAGGTGGCAAAAGGAAGCTTGATATATTTGACTGAGCTATCAAACTTTTACTGTGGACTGAAATTTCGACAGGTGAACCCAAACTTTTGAACGAGAATGTATGTCGAGGGTTCAATGGGTTTGGTAATCAATCGCGAATCTCATTcccgaaaatataaaattgtatcgatgaatcgattcttttcatttttttctcgtttttatgTGGTTTTTAATTATTCCCCGATGAATCGTAATTACTTTTTGGAGTTTagtttgaaaataaagttccgTGAGTCTTTAATTTTAAGGGAAAAAATCAGATTGATAAATCGAACGTCTGATAAAGCATTGATATGAAAAGTAAATACGGGGAtcgaacagaaaaatttgaatgacaTCGAGATGTCAGGGAAAAATGCATCAGCGAAAATCGATTGCAATAACACGTAGACAGTGCTGATGGAGGTTTCGTTGTTATACTATCATCGTTCATACAGTCCGCAGCCAGCCGCTTTATAGTGCATAAAGTGTGCGACGAATGGCAGCTGTGACGAGCTGAAAAACGTTCACATTCGTCCACATAACTATAACGCGAGACCGTCTGGCCGATAATCAATGTAACGTCCATTGGAACTAGAATGAGAGAAACGGAGAGGTAGCGAGAACGAGAAGAAACAGAAGGGGCTGAGAATTCTTCGTGTGAGTGAATCTTGGTGAAAGGGCAAAGGTGTCCACTAGTCAGGGACATACGTCGAGAATAACTATTCTTTTCCACCGATTTTCTTAACACCGATttcttctgatttttttcttgtctgTTTGGTCATTAAATAACCAAAGTATGCTGAAGGCAAAGCTGCACCGTCTCGAATCGAATTATCGATTCGGTTTTTGCATTCGTAGTTTACAATCTTCATCATATGACCGCTCGCTGCTAATTACAATAATTTACAATAATTAAAATAATCTACAAATTATTCTGATTGAAATCGTTTGAGATTTCAGTCTATTCAATGACTCGAATgacgaaaatagaaaataatgtCGCGTACACATATAAACTCGATGATTCATGTTTAAGGTGGTTCCTTCatgagacagttaaattaggaaattatttgaatttggcacacgtattgtttaacatatgaacgacgcctctataaaatttgaacgagtttcaccatcccgaacccgagatatatgtaattgaaattgactcaattaacaggTAACATATGGAGcatgcataggcaaacagcacattattaattctaccgctagtactaaaattaggaagtttataataaacgaggaggagctagagcaggatatcacagatattgtgaaaaaaaatcaaggtgattgaccatctagtttgacagatatagtctcgagaagtacgaaggtttaggctgcatacgatatattttgcaagcgaacaagctaATGTCGTCTGTACaggcaaccttttctgtgtaTTGAAGCGTAAcccggatagttccgtcaaaaaatttactcgtgatgtcagatcaaaaatagtatattccacacctagggagggaaaatacACTTTAGGGCGGAAATACACACCTAGGGCTGAAAATACTATTTCTTCACagtcggtcgaaagtacgtacTTTCGGCACCGATTTCAGTGCCGAAATTTCAGTACAATAATAGCACTATACTGCtacaaatccgaacgaataacatacatttatccTTCCAGATAAAGTCAATGCAATggccaaaaataaagtgaccagactgataaaatgaatatagtcgtTCAGAATCCCTTTTCATAAAGTAAGGTTGTGACGCGTGAATTAGCTGTTcattgtcatcgcttttccgCGATTCCGATGGGTTCTCGTAAAGGTCTATTTTTAGGTTCATAagaatgcaaatattcatataaattatcTTTGCTAATCTTGTtcttttgatgcctgcccccccgaccagcagcactcgcttctctcgtgcagcaaatgtcggggcaggcatcaaaacatcttATATCGATAGATGcatatttcggaagaaacgtactttcgaccggctgtgaagaaaaatagtatacaccacacgggcagaagtttgatagccctgaactgcgcgtcaaactttctgcccttgtagtgtaatatactattagattaaattttatgaaagcaaatgatatttgtactatatctgctggcactgagtacgtatatagggtctttacaaagttattgattataATCCGAACAAATTGTCAACCCTTTTAAAATGCAgacggtacataacttttggttggggctgtcgcagaggatcaacTTTAATGAGTAAGAAGTCCACGATATGGAAATATTATATTGAATTTAAGGTTTATCGGAAAAAAGTATAATTTTTAGTAAACTACAgcaaattgaaatattaaataaCTTTTACGTAATGCATTCAATATGCTcatttcgaatatgcgatgagaagaaaaacgtAATACGGTGAACGCAAAATTTATATACACTTGAAATTGTATGTCaggtcaatgaaaaaattgaaaaacaaaatcatttcCAATCTTCTGTTGGCCTTGAATGAGATCACGATAGGGATTAAGCTCACTGTGGTTGTGCCTATTTtcccaaaaaatttcgataaaagaaaaCCGTGACTAAATCCGACCAGAGCAGGttatggaaaaaagaaaagaaaaatccgtaagagaaataaaaagaagtttCGACCTCCAGAAAAGTTTGACGATAATTGGACGAGctctaaaaaaatattgccgtatttaccggaaataaaaagtttcaacggaATCTCGCCAGATTTttctaaataataaaatatgttgaaatttatctttcaaatatttatcagattttcatttttttttatctcaatcaATATCTTGACGTCAGTAAATATAAGAAGGAGTACGATAAAAgtggaatttttcttttttacatcGGCGTATAATgagtaaaatttcattcgagttAAATGCATTTTACGTAAAATTCATCGATACTATGAAATTAGTATCagtttattcaatttattgtTAATATGAAAAGATTGACATATCTCGTTAAACGTACTTTTAGGTGCGCCAGATCATTGTAATTAATTCGTTCGTGATTGGtctgtttttatttatctatCCTCGACAAAATTCTAGAGTCccgccattttttattatgacATTTCACCCTCAAAATCGACTTGAATGATAGCGTCCTTGCCTTCTTCAAACATCATTACGTAACCAGAGAACGGGCCGTTCACTCCCGGTGGTACCGAATCCGATGGAGGATCCCATTTTGAAATACCCCAGTCACCCTTTGGAGTGCATGGAAAATATGCGAATATAGTGAAAtcgaatttcgaatgaattaaTTGCTCTATACAATAATTGATTGGgctaatttttcattcgaaagttCAGTAAGTATtcgctaaaaaaaaaaattatttactcttacgaatgaaaaactaAAAGTCGTTGGGAAAGCGCATGTCATTCAAGATCAAAAATGGAATATACGGAATGACATTCTAAGACTTTCGATTATTTGCTCAAGTGTtttgaaatattgagaaaataagATGTTacgaaacacaaatttttatgAGCAAATGAAATCTCATGCACTTTATCTACCATTGAAGGTCTCCCCTCCCTGCTACCAAGAAACTTAGTATTGACTTacaaagtgaaaagattcaaaaATTATCGCAAGAGCTTATATACGATTCGGGTGCAATCACACTTTTACAAATTGATCTAGCTGTTAACCGTTTCATGTTTCGTACATGATATGGTTTTAGAATGCAAACTCACCGAAGTGAAGGGGCATTCTTTTGGGAATGTGCCATCAGGAGTGCCGGCATCGACGAAAGTCTTTCCGATTGTTTCATCACTCAAAGCTTCACAGAAAGATGTTACCTGTTCAATAGGATCTTGACCGTCCATTtgcaaaaagaatttgaaCTGAAACAGAGCATTTTAGAACAGAACCGttctttcaaaattcacaTATGAAAGTATATAATGATGAATCAATCCAGCtcttggtattgaatttgtaCTATTTGTACgaatcaaaaacaaaattccatgaaaatatCAGAGTAAATTATCTGATAGTGCGATTCGTAAAGCAAGCGATTCGTAGGAGCACGGACAcgtattttaaaataaataatgaattaatgTTGGAAAAAATGCTCAAAAAACGTACTAGCATATTGTCTGgaacttcttttttcgtcgGCATTTTACCGTTTAGCTGAGAGTTCTTTTGTCCTCTACCAATCTCAAAGGACCACGGATCAAAGTAGTCATTGGCATTGTTCGTGACTTTGATGGTGTTCATAGTGATAACTGTGGCTGGCTGTGAAAGCAATAAGTTATCACCAATCTAAAATCCTTTAAGGATTacttattttatttgaatggaaATGATACTTtttcagttttgaaaaatgtattaagCATTTTTTAATCATAGATTTGATaaagttgataaaaatttcCGTATTAATTGcgagttggaaaaaatcgtacaTCACCAGCTACGAGCGTATTTAACGCTACCACAGAGAATGAAACAGCCAAAACGGTAGAGACGAACATGATGCCCGTGACTTGGAATCAATAACTGAACGATTCTTCTTATTTGGATCACgctttttatacatttttttccttgttcatATGAATTGGCGAGAGGTTGCGTGGATATCATCGTTGAACGAAAGAGGAAATGTAACATCCGATTACATTGTTGAACAGAATAGCTGAATCCGATAATACTCAAGTTTATGACAAAAGTTCACGTGACGAGTTGTGTACAATATTTTGATCGATGAGAACGGGATGAAATgtgggaaacgagaaattacTCGCTTCGTTACTACAAACTAATATATCATGATCGCTATAACTAGCGATTATGTAATTTGAAATGATCCATACGATGCGAAAAATAACGTGAGAACTTTCAATTCAAAACGAAGGAAGTATCGCTCGCTGAGCTGTACATGTTCTCAATACAAATTGCAATACTATTGGACTGATTGACGATCAAACAGTTATGCGATTATATATTATGCTGATCGTGGTCGCGATCCTGATTGCTTATCGTGATGTTGAAGTGGTCGCCGTTTATAGAGAACTggttagataaaaaaaaatgagagtccCATTATGTAATGGGATGAATGCGGTTCCgatgatcaattttttaaatattttatatacaCACAACTGTTGTACCAAATCTTTAATCCGCTTTTAAAGTTTAAACCGAAAGTTTCTATACATGTAAAATAAAGACATTCCgtcgcaatgaaaaattccagCATTGTGTATAtaatgttaataaaaaaattgtttttgaatCCTCTTATGGATCACATATTTCATAAAATGGCTTTTTCACCACGACGTTAATCTGTACAAGATGAATAAGTTTCTCTTATCTCTTTCCCCGTTTCATTCATTCTGACTGTCGATAAACCATCCGCAATGATACCGGCAATGagttgcaaactttgaaattaaTATTCGTGCAGAAGATGAATTAAACGAAGTGAAATTAAAGTTTGAATCTGCACCCAACTGTTGCCTCATCTGTTCAGAAATAATTACCTCTGCCAAGCTTTCCCTCAACCTCCCAAGTTTCTCGTTTATTTCCATGTGTGAGTCAATCGTCAATTCTTCTCCGATGGATTTTCTTCATGATGAAGAACATTGGGATTCTTGTTCTTTCTCACTAAAGTTATTTCACGATCAAATCACTTGCggttttgaaaattatatttatatacgagAAAGCAAAAACAACTTTTCGTGGCTGATAAATGGACCGAACATTCCCGAACATTCTCCAACTAAGACTCAAATAAATTATATAAATAGTTGTGATTTTAAAAGAAAGTTGATGATGTAGAAGAGAGCTATGCGATTTCTATGGAATAAAGTCAAAGTCGATAAGCCGGTTTCTTTGATGAAAGAAGATCACATAGAGAAATGACTGAAAGTTTCTTCTTTGCCGTCTTTCTCAGTGTGCTGAATCACCGAGATATACCGATAGAACTGTGCACGTTCTCGGAAGAGCTTCAAAGCATTCCAGCTCTGAAgacattttatttcaattcctCTTGCAcggttcattcgaaaaaaaatcgtttcaacaTGTCGCATAGCTCATCTCaccttctttttatttctttttaccgttggattttttttatcttgagAGTCATTGaagttttacttttttccgGTTGCTTTGACTATAAAAATCGATAGAGAGAAGGGAAGAGAGAAACATTCAAATAGTTTCCTTGATTACCGATGGAAAGTTCGCTCTTCGGTAATTTggatatttttgtaaatattttcatcacaAAATTGACACTATGCGAATTCGCATCAAGTACGAGTTACGGAGAACATCTTCtgaatcatattttcaatgaagtAAGTATTATATATTGGAAATAATGAAAGTCTAATTATTTGTCAAAGTGGGTTAAATGTCGTTGGTCGTTCGATCTTTACCCTCAATTATTTCCAATTTCCCGCAGTAACGTTGTTTGGTCACCATACTCAGGTACAACATACTCGTGACAATGTTGGCATTTGGATCCGGTATTAATTCGGACCTGTGACGCGCGATAAGGAGGCCCAAATATATCGGTTAGTGGTGCTGATAAATTACAGACTCATTAACTATCAAGTGGAAGGagtaaaagagaaggaaaaacgaaaaagtcaGGTAGGGGCGTGGTGTGCTATTGAGTTTCTCGAATGGTTGCCACTTGTGAATAGCTTATAAACATTGGACCGCAGTCGCAAATTACGATAATAAACAATTAACgataattgaataattcgaAGTCGGAGCAGGCTTGAATGGAAATGGTGGGACCGCTGGAATGAGGGATGGAATTTCAAGGGGTGGTTTCAGACTTGTCGACTCCAATCGACGTCTATAATCGCTTTTTTCTATAACCCCCATTCTTCCTTCCACTATCTTTGTCTCTCCGCTCCTTTTGTATTCTATTGATTAGCACTTTGAGTATTCTTCTATCCCCGTGGTTCATAGAAGAGGGTACAAAAAAGGCGTGAACTGGCATTTATAGATTCTCCGTATGAGAGAGATTGTACTTTTCGACCACTGATCTTGAACAATTTCAGGAatttattttagaaatatttaACTTTTATTGCATCGATCTTTAAGATACTTTTGGCTTTTATTAACCGTATCCTCATAAAGTATCCCTCATTAAAGTAGAGatattaatttcattattctttctttttattcgtccCATTCTCTATTATTTCTCGTTATTAAATTATTACTCACTAAATGGAGAAATTCTTTtggagtgaattttttttgaacaaCTTTTGCATAAGACTCGacgttattttatttcgtaaatgttttaccattttttatcTGTTCGTAAAACACCGTTAATTTGAGTCGCTCACGGCTGCCCTCGTAATTTTATCACGATAAAATTTTCACCGAAGTTCCTTCAGCTCTCCGACGATTTTCAGGCGAGTTTAGCTCCACTATTTTAAGCATTGGGGAATGACATCCGGGATGAGGAAACATTAATGGAAGGTCCCACATGTTTTGAAATAAACGCCGAACCGTTGGCATTTCATGGAGAATTCGttaaatttcatgattttgtatCTGAAAGCTTTTTGAGGAATTTGCTCAAATTTCAGCACCAACATttgaaatagtatattacgttACAAGTGTGAAAAAGAGGAATAACAATATGAGTGGGGTAATGTTTTTAGCGATAGTCTTAGGTCAAGCGTAGCCGAGTGACAGACGAAATGAGCCAAAAATTGAGGGAGCACGAGctgagccgaaggcgaggcaAGTAATCCCTCGGTTTGGCTCATCTCGTCTAGCACGAGGCGGGGCGGAACCCACGACTGTTACTAAAAATATTAACACACAAGTTAATATTTCCTCTTTTTAACACGTGTAACGTACACTATTTTTTGACATTAGTGTGTGGAAAAGTCttctttgggaaaaaattgagtaaaataCGTGGGGtttaaattaaaatattaaaaacacatatttgaaaaacgattatttatttattttcgtcttacaaaaatggttttttttttagtatttcaAACGgtacaaaaaaacaaacatttttttattaactcttTCTTCCCTTGGTAACGCGATGACCGATGAATACATAATGACTACGTTTACACGGCGCTCTTGCTCCGGTTTAGTtatatcgataaaaatataaaaaatacatatctatagatatatatatatacc
The window above is part of the Venturia canescens isolate UGA chromosome 5, ASM1945775v1, whole genome shotgun sequence genome. Proteins encoded here:
- the LOC122410433 gene encoding uncharacterized protein; protein product: MFVSTVLAVSFSVVALNTLVAGDPATVITMNTIKVTNNANDYFDPWSFEIGRGQKNSQLNGKMPTKKEVPDNMLFKFFLQMDGQDPIEQVTSFCEALSDETIGKTFVDAGTPDGTFPKECPFTSGDWGISKWDPPSDSVPPGVNGPFSGYVMMFEEGKDAIIQVDFEGEMS